The sequence CTCACCCGACAGTTTTAAGAGCACACGGCGTGTACCGTGTGCGGCCATATCAGCAGACATGGTCCACCTTTCATCTAGTTAGCGCTAAGAAGATTCTACCCCATATGACCATAGTTCGAATTACGTCCAAGAATCCGATCCAATTCGCGTCGTTCTTTCTTCGTGGGCCGGCCCGCTCCACGTTCGCGAGTGAAAACCGGGATATAAACTTTGGGGCGTTGCGGGCTCTTGTCGATATAACAGGCTTGGGCTTGGGTAGCGCTCGAGCGCTTAGTTAACAATCTGGTGACCTGCAAAATCCGGTCA is a genomic window of Arcanobacterium phocae containing:
- a CDS encoding RNA-binding S4 domain-containing protein; amino-acid sequence: MSETVRIDVWLWSVRQTKTRSLATNECKAGHVRINGNVAKPSSPVKIGDEVRYRFQGFDRILQVTRLLTKRSSATQAQACYIDKSPQRPKVYIPVFTRERGAGRPTKKERRELDRILGRNSNYGHMG